In the genome of cyanobacterium endosymbiont of Braarudosphaera bigelowii, one region contains:
- the era gene encoding GTPase Era, with product MASNVNSTLFSTIPITPKKFKSGFIGIIGRPNVGKSTIMNQLVGQKIVITSNVSQTTRNRLKGILTTDTAQMIFVDTPGIHKPHHNLGKIIVKNAKITINSVDIILLVVDSSTLSGGGDRYIIDLLKNNNKPVIVGLNKSDKQTFNYEDLDKSYLNLIKTYEWPVVKFSALTKKGLKDLQNLLTKNLGYGPYYYHPDLVTDQPEKFIIQELIREQVLCLTRQEIPHSVAIVIEKIEETSTVTKIFAAINVERNSQKGIIIGNKGNMLKSIGAQSRMQIQKLIAGEVYLKLFVKVEPNWRFSNTRLADFGYGYEE from the coding sequence GTTGGTAAATCAACTATTATGAATCAGCTAGTAGGGCAAAAAATAGTAATTACCTCCAATGTTTCTCAAACTACTCGCAATCGCCTTAAGGGAATTTTGACTACAGATACAGCACAGATGATTTTTGTTGATACTCCTGGGATCCACAAGCCTCACCATAATCTTGGCAAAATCATTGTCAAAAATGCAAAAATTACAATTAATTCCGTAGATATTATTCTATTAGTTGTTGACAGTTCAACCTTATCTGGGGGAGGTGACCGTTATATTATTGATTTGTTAAAAAACAACAATAAACCAGTAATAGTAGGTCTTAATAAGAGTGATAAACAAACTTTTAATTATGAAGATCTTGATAAAAGTTACCTAAATTTGATAAAAACATATGAATGGCCAGTTGTTAAGTTCTCAGCTCTTACAAAAAAAGGCTTAAAAGACTTGCAGAATTTACTAACTAAAAACTTAGGCTATGGACCTTATTATTATCATCCTGATTTAGTTACTGATCAACCGGAAAAATTCATTATTCAAGAGTTAATCAGAGAACAGGTTTTATGTTTAACCAGGCAAGAAATTCCTCATTCTGTGGCTATAGTCATTGAAAAGATAGAAGAAACATCTACTGTAACTAAAATTTTTGCTGCTATTAATGTAGAGAGAAATTCTCAAAAAGGTATTATCATAGGAAATAAGGGTAATATGCTCAAGTCGATTGGTGCTCAATCACGAATGCAAATCCAAAAACTTATTGCTGGAGAAGTATATTTAAAATTATTTGTTAAAGTTGAACCTAACTGGAGATTCTCCAATACACGTTTAGCAGATTTTGGATATGGGTATGAAGAATAA